From Caretta caretta isolate rCarCar2 chromosome 3, rCarCar1.hap1, whole genome shotgun sequence, a single genomic window includes:
- the FOXO3 gene encoding forkhead box protein O3 isoform X3: MAEASPAAPLSPLDVELDPEFEPQSRPRSCTWPLQRPELQASPAKPSGEAAADAASMIPEEEDDEEEGGSSPMAIGSGGGGEALAPEEAARLLAPLSGVGTEGSGQAPGAAAAGGSGLGGGQPAAAAAPRKCSSRRNAWGNLSYADLITRAIESAPDKRLTLSQIYDWMVRCVPYFKDKGDSNSSAGWKALKLT, encoded by the coding sequence ATGGCAGAGGCGTCTCCcgctgcccccctctcccccctggaCGTGGAGCTGGACCCGGAGTTCGAGCCCCAGAGCCGGCCCCGCTCCTGCACTTGGCCCCTACAGAGGCCTGAGTTGCAGGCGAGCCCGGCCAAGCCCTCGGGGGAAGCGGCCGCGGACGCCGCCTCCATGATCCCCGAGGAGGAGGACGACGAGGAGGAAGGGGGCAGCTCGCCCATGGCCATCGGCAGTGGCGGCGGAGGGGAAGCGCTGGCCCCGGAGGAGGCGGcgcggctgctggccccgctgtCCGGGGTCGGGACGGAGGGCTCGGGCCAGGCCCCCGGGGCAGCGGCCGCCGGGGGCAGCGGGCTGGGCGGCGGGcagccggcggcggcggcggcgccgcgGAAATGCTCGTCCCGGCGGAACGCGTGGGGCAACCTGTCCTACGCCGACCTGATCACCCGCGCCATCGAGAGCGCCCCGGACAAGCGGCTCACCCTGTCCCAGATCTACGACTGGATGGTGCGCTGCGTGCCCTACTTCAAGGATAAGGGCGACAGCAACAGCTCGGCCGGCTGGAAG